The DNA region CCGGGCCGGCGTTCAGGTCCCCGGTCACCACGGTCAGCACGTCCCCGCCGCCCAGCAGACTCCGGATGGCGCGGGCCGAGAGCACGCGGGAACGTCGCGAGAGGGGATCCAGGTGGGTGTTGACGACCCGCCACTCGTGGCCGGTGGCGCGGTCCCGGAAGTGCGCCGCCACGAGCACCCGGGGGAAGAGATTTCCCCAGGACACGGAACCGGGACGATCCGGGGTGTCGGACAGCGCGACCTGATCCCACCCCAGCAGGTCGAGCCTGGCCGTGTCGTAGAAGATCGGGCACGCCTCGCCGCCACCGTCGGATACCCTGCCCCGCCCGATGTACTCGAAACCCCGGCCGAGCCCGTCGAGCACGGTCGCGGCCTGCTCGCCGAGCACCTCCTGGGCGCACAGCAGGGTCGGCCGCTCGGCCCCCAGCAGGGCCCGGAGTGCGGGCGCACGACCACGCCACCTGTCGGCCGCGCGGGTGAACGCGGGCGGAACCGGTCGTCGGATGTTCCAGCTCATCACGTGGATCCCCGGTGCGGGCACCGGACCGATGACCGGCGCCGTCCGTTCGCCGTCACCCGCGACGGTGCCGGGGCCGGTGCCGGGGCCGGTGTCGGGGCCGGTGCCCGGGCGATGCCGTTCCATCGGGTCATCCTCGGATCTGCGCGAAAGAGCTCGGTCACGAGTGTATTCGGAGCAGCGGCACCGCGCGGACCGGTCGCCGGTGCGGCCCGCGAGGGAAGTCGCCGACCTCCCGACGTTCGCGCGGTGGGAGGATGACCACGTGTCCACTCCCCCGCCCCTGCCGTTCAAGGACGGCGTCGGGCCCACGCGGCTGAGGGTGCCGACCACCGGCCCCTGGTCGGG from Dietzia sp. B32 includes:
- a CDS encoding endonuclease/exonuclease/phosphatase family protein, whose amino-acid sequence is MERHRPGTGPDTGPGTGPGTVAGDGERTAPVIGPVPAPGIHVMSWNIRRPVPPAFTRAADRWRGRAPALRALLGAERPTLLCAQEVLGEQAATVLDGLGRGFEYIGRGRVSDGGGEACPIFYDTARLDLLGWDQVALSDTPDRPGSVSWGNLFPRVLVAAHFRDRATGHEWRVVNTHLDPLSRRSRVLSARAIRSLLGGGDVLTVVTGDLNAGPADPAVRDLLARGELIDSWSAAEHRRTESWGTYAAYREPRRGGTRIDWILVTSQVRVTDAAINPRRHEGAWPSDHLPVQAVVRQGNGRRAGRDPARDEEGGRAT